One region of Cucurbita pepo subsp. pepo cultivar mu-cu-16 chromosome LG03, ASM280686v2, whole genome shotgun sequence genomic DNA includes:
- the LOC111791459 gene encoding pre-mRNA cleavage factor Im 25 kDa subunit 2, producing MVTSPVVNTYPLSSYTFGTKEPKLEKDTSVADRLARMKVNYMKEGMRTSVEAILLVQEHNHPHILLLQIGNTFCKLPGGRLKPGENEIEGLKRKLTSKLGANSPALQPDWQIGECVATWWRPNFETVMYPYCPPHITKAKECKKLFIVHLSEREYFAVPKNLKLLAVPLFELYDNVQRYGPVISTIPQQLSRFQFNMITT from the exons ATGGTGACGTCGCCGGTGGTGAACACCTATCCACTTTCCAGCTACACTTTCGGTACCAAAGAGCCGAAGCTCGAGAAGGACACCTCCGTCGCCGATCGTCTTGCTCGCATGAAAGTCAA CTATATGAAGGAAGGCATGAGGACAAGTGTTGAAGCAATTCTGCTG GTGCAAGAACATAACCATCCCCATATTCTACTTCTGCAAATAGGCAATACCTTTTGCAAGCTCCCTGGGGGCCGGTTGAAGCCAGGAGAAAATG AAATTGAAGGTTTAAAGAGGAAGCTGACGAGCAAACTGGGTGCAAATTCACCCGCTCTCCAGCCTGATTGGCAG ATTGGTGAATGTGTGGCTACTTGGTGGAGACCAAACTTTGAAACTGTTATGTATCCTTACTGCCCCCCTCATATTACTAAAGCCAAG GAATGCAAAAAGCTCTTCATTGTTCACTTGTCTGAAAGAGAGTACTTCGCAGttcctaaaaatttgaagctgCTTGCAGTTCCTTTGTTTGAGCTCTACGACAACGTGCAG AGATACGGACCTGTTATATCGACGATTCCGCAGCAGCTTTCCAGGTTCCAGTTCAACATGATCACCACATGA